From Schizosaccharomyces pombe strain 972h- genome assembly, chromosome: II, the proteins below share one genomic window:
- the myo51 gene encoding myosin type V codes for MSHARLSVGSECWVSNNNGHWDAARLIEIKDNGGGKVVATVAKSSGVLETVNYQQLQNRNIGQSESPSDLTNLPYLNEPSVLHALHNRYNNKQIYTYSGIVLVSINPYQNLPEFYNDNLIKHFHKDPEAAKVPHLYSIASSCYHALTTDSKNQTIIVSGESGAGKTVAAKYIMRYLTSVQGVDHNGVVKRSVENQVLATNPIMEAFGNAKTIRNDNSSRFGKYVTISFDENLLITGANVNTYLLERSRVVSLLKGERNYHIFYQLITGCTEEQRDKWFLESASSFNYLSQGNCDEISGVDDSNDFTITCRALSTIGISESRQEDVFCLLAALLHLGNIEVCATRNEAQIQPGDGYLQKAALLLGVDSSTLAKWIVKRQLKTRSETIITSSTLEHAISIRDSVAKYLYSALFLWIVHMINASLDHNKVKRAAYKYIGVVDIYGFEHFEKNSMEQFCINYANEKLQQEFNKHVFKLEQEEYVKEGLDWRLIEYSDNQGCISLIEDKLGILSLLDEECRLPSGNHQSFLQKLNNQLPTKHSQFYKKSRFNDGSFMVKHYALDVSYQVHDFLAKNSDAIPDEFISLLQNSKNEFITYLLDFYMQLVSSQNKNPRKTAISRKPTLSSMFKSSLSQLMTTVSSTNVHYIRCIKPNEEKLPWTFSPPMVLSQLRACGVFETIRISSLGFPARFSYEEFAHRFRILLSSKEWEEDNKKLTLNIVNSVIPHDNLNFQVGRSKIFFRSNVIGNFEEAHRATCSKSTVLLQSAIRGFFTRKEYQRTVKFIIKLQSVIMGWLTRQRFEREKIERAAILIQAHWRSYIQRKRYLSLIKCAIVIQSIVRKNIAYSRYINELRESSATLLAKFWRAYNARKTFRGLKKSVIALQCVSRSVLTRRYLRRLQDSAGRTSILYEKQKNLQASITEVSKQLKSNSKKVTVLRNKLNILNNSLSKWKCLIKKPSDFSEPVSMDFTSNDEQLVQLLQAESKLRQASQQLYMAAKKSELGFVQSQTARENLSNYYQALQMTVSEKFEYDTEQLPSRVLFYAMDRYFSIHKKLKQLLELVGVENASLLPNEVVNKQTKDLLYEKRVVFLKQIKQALTVSSLFNAVGYKDGVMRLLETDQNSLLFAGVVNFLIFAGISLDLKTQISEFLSQLCSYFTKIVDGTVIENDKTLDFYEKPLQAVLYWFATLHKIRSFLVHLLSINSHGKQSVVEDLWNPLILKFSKHFSNLENSFHSLVQKLLSCCTEGSINALLNSKCLPEFIDAADENTTPTGMNIYELIDRMNLIHKLLISSALQPNLLELTISHMLQHIGQRAFQTLIHGRSPYTWKSASQVSYNASLLINWCHQKGISYVNSSLLPLMQSPLVFCLRKNDANDLDVILSVCNLLSPFEVVCLLNRYQPCAGENPLPKSFSKAVEALSCKYKQSGFTNGKITNTNGHAIPIAASKNPLLSLENNHIYEELRLSELINLLAKATL; via the exons ATGAGTCATGCAAGATTATCGGTAGGCTC GGAATGTTGGGTTTCCAATAATAACGGTCATTGGGATGCTGCTCGATTAATcgaaataaaagataatgGAGGAGGTAAAGTCGTAGCAACTGTTGCAAAGAGCAGCGGTGTTTTAGAAACAGTGAATTACCAACAGTTACAAAATCGAAACATCGGTCAATCAGAGTCGCCTTCTGATTTAACGAATCTTCCTTATTTAAATGAGCCATCTGTCCTTCATGCCTTACATAATCGTTACAATAACAAGCAAATTTACACATATTCGGGAATCGTGCTTGTCTCAATAAACCCTTACCAAAATCTTCCCGAGTTTTACAACGACAATCTGATAAAACATTTCCATAAAGATCCCGAAGCAGCCAAAGTTCCTCACCTATACTCTATAGCAAGTTCTTGTTACCATGCTTTAACTACAGATTCCAAGAATCAGACTATTATTGTGTCTGGAGAATCAGGTGCAGGCAAAACAGTTGCTGCTAAGTATATTATGCGTTACTTGACCTCGGTACAGGGAGTAGATCATAATGGTGTTGTTAAACGCTCTGTTGAGAATCAAGTTCTCGCTACTAATCCTATTATGGAAGCATTTGGTAACGCAAAAACTATCAGAAATGATAACTCTTCACGTTTTGGTAAATATGTTACCATAAGCTTTGATGAAAACTTGTTGATTACCGGAGCAAATGTAAACACATATTTACTTGAAAGATCCCGAGTAGTCTCTTTACTTAAAGGGGAAAGAAATTATCACATTTTTTATCAGCTAATTACTGGATGTACAGAGGAACAAAGGGATAAATGGTTTCTTGAGTCTGcgtcttcttttaattatttatcaCAAGGAAATTGTGATGAAATATCTGGCGTTGACGACAGTAATGACTTTACTATAACTTGCAGAGCTCTTTCAACTATTGGTATTTCAGAGTCAAGGCAGGAGGATGTATTTTGTCTACTTGCTGCCTTACTCCACCTTGGTAACATTGAAGTCTGTGCAACAAGAAATGAAGCACAAATACAGCCCGGTGATGGGTATCTTCAGAAAGCTGCTTTATTACTTGGTGTCGATTCATCTACGCTTGCTAAATGGATTGTTAAAAGACAACTGAAAACTAGATCCGAAACCATTATTACCTCATCAACTTTGGAACATGCTATTAGCATAAGAGACTCTGTCgctaaatatttatattcCGCACTGTTTTTGTGGATTGTTCACATGATTAATGCATCACTTGACCATAACAAAGTTAAAAGAGCTGCCTACAAATATATTGGTGTTGTTGATATTTATGGCTTCGAACatttcgaaaaaaattcgatgGAGCAATTCTGTATTAATTATGCTAATGAAAAACTTCAACAAGAATTTAATAAGCACGTTTTTAAACTAGAACAGGAAGAATATGTTAAAGAAGGATTAGACTGGCGACTTATAGAATATTCTGACAATCAAGGTTGCATATCCTTAATCGAAGACAAATTAGGGATACTCTCGTTGTTGGATGAGGAATGTCGCTTACCTTCAGGGAACCACCAATcgtttttacaaaaattaaataatcaaCTTCCTACAAAACACTCTCAGttctataaaaaatctaGATTTAATGATGGTTCATTTATGGTTAAACATTATGCTTTGGACGTTAGTTATCAAGTACACGAttttttagcaaaaaattcgGATGCCATACCTGATGAGTTTATAAGTTTACTAcaaaactcaaaaaatgAGTTTATAACTTATCTGCTAGACTTTTATATGCAGTTGGTTTCttctcaaaataaaaatcctAGAAAGACTGCTATAAGCAGGAAACCTACACTTTCATCAATGTTTAAATCTTCTTTGTCTCAATTAATGACAACTGTTTCCTCTACTAATGTTCATTACATTCGATGCATTAAGCctaatgaagaaaagcttCCTTGGACGTTCTCCCCGCCGATGGTGCTCTCACAACTCAGGGCCTGCGgtgtttttgaaacaattaGGATATCCTCGTTAGGGTTTCCTGCTCGATTTTCGTATGAGGAATTTGCTCATCGATTCCGCATTTTGTTGTCTTCTAAAGAATGGGAGgaagataataaaaagttgaCTCTTAATATTGTTAACTCTGTAATTCCTCATGATAACCTAAACTTTCAAGTTGGTCGctccaaaatatttttcagaTCAAACGTTattggaaattttgaagaagccCATCGAGCTACATGTAGCAAATCGACAGTTTTATTACAGTCTGCTATAAGAGGCTTCTTTACTCGGAAGGAGTATCAAAGAACTGTaaaatttatcattaaACTACAATCGGTTATTATGGGCTGGTTAACTCGTCAACGTTTTGAGCgagaaaaaattgaacgAGCAGCCATTCTTATTCAAGCTCATTGGCGATCTTATATCCAACGCAAAAGATATTTGTCCCTTATCAAATGTGCTATTGTTATTCAATCAATAGTTCGGAAGAATATCGCATATTCTCGTTATATAAATGAGTTAAGGGAAAGTTCTGCTACACTTCTTGCAAAATTTTGGCGAGCGTACAACGcaagaaaaacttttagaGGTTTGAAGAAGTCAGTTATTGCTCTGCAATGTGTGTCGCGCTCTGTATTAACCAGAAGATATCTTCGCAGATTACAAGATTCGGCGGGCAGGACTAGCATTCTTTATGAGAAGCAAAAGAACCTGCAGGCTTCTATAACCGAAGTATCCAAACAGTTGAAATCAAATAGCAAAAAAGTAACAGTTTTAAGGAATAAgcttaatattttaaataactcACTATCGAAATGGAAGTGTTTAATTAAGAAGCCCAGTGACTTTTCTGAACCCGTTAGTATGGATTTTACTAGCAACGATGAACAGCTTGTGCAACTTTTGCAAGCCGAATCAAAGCTTCGGCAAGCATCTCAGCAACTTTATATGGCAGCCAAAAAATCGGAGTTGGGATTTGTTCAATCTCAAACTGCCCGAGAGAACTTGTCGAATTATTACCAAGCTTTACAGATGACAGTTtctgaaaaatttgaatatgATACTGAACAACTACCTTCCCGTGTTCTTTTTTACGCAATGGATAGATACTTCTCCATCCACAAAAAACTCAAACAGCTTCTTGAATTAGTTGGTGTTGAAAATGCATCTCTCTTACCTAATGAAGttgttaataaacaaactaAAGATTTATTGTATGAGAAAAGggttgtttttttaaagcaaattaaGCAAGCTCTCACGgtttcttctttgtttaATGCAGTTGGTTACAAAGATGGTGTTATGAGGTTGTTAGAAACGGATCAGAACTCACTACTTTTTGCTGGGGTAGTAaactttctaatttttgCAGGTATTAGCCTTGATTTGAAGACACAAATCAGTGAGTTTTTGAGCCAATTGTGTTCCTATTTCACTAAAATCGTTGACGGTACagttattgaaaatgataaaactCTAGATTTCTATGAAAAACCTCTACAAGCGGTTTTGTATTGGTTCGCAACGTTACACAAAATTCGTTCATTTTTAGTGCATCTTTTATCTATTAATTCACATGGAAAGCAAAGTGTGGTAGAGGATTTATGGAATCCgttgattttgaaattctcaaaacatttttctaatctggaaaattcatttcattCCTTGGTCCAGAAACTATTAAGTTGTTGTACCGAGGGATCGATTAATGctcttttaaattcaaaatgtttACCAGAGTTTATCGATGCGGCTGATGAGAACACAACACCTACTGGAATGAATATTTATGAGTTGATAGACAGAATGAATTTAATACacaaattattaatatctTCTGCCTTGCAACCAAATTTATTGGAATTGACTATATCTCACATGCTTCAACATATAGGACAACGTGCCTTTCAAACATTAATTCATGG CCGGTCACCGTACACTTGGAAATCTGCTTCTCAGGTTTCCTATAATGCCTCGCTGTTGATTAACTGGTGTCATCAAAAGGGTATTAGTTATGTTAACTCGTCACTATTGCCTTTAATGCAGTCTCCTTTGGTATTTTGCCTTCGTAAAAACGATGCAAACGATTTGGATGTTATTCTCTCTGTTTGTAATTTACTTTCGCCATTTGAAGTTGTATGCCTCCTAAATAGGTATCAGCCATGCGCTGGTGAAAATCCTCTACCAAAatccttttcaaaagcCGTAGAGGCATTATCTTGTAAGTATAAGCAATCTGGTTTTACAAATGGTAAAATCACAAACACTAATGGGCACGCTATTCCTATAGCTGCTTCTAAAAACCCTTTATTATCACTTGAAAATAATCATATATACGAAGAGCTTCGACTTTCAGAGTTGATAAACTTATTGGCTAAAGCTACATTATAA
- the pth1 gene encoding peptidyl-tRNA hydrolase Pth1 yields MAIKHLPKILIARKNKAEVNHCDLKRRVSIKIIYGLGNPGSAFVKSRHSLGKLMVSMYADSMAFPKNWPSTKENLTLVLSTSYMNDSGKQLKKISNDFVRKVSPLDKIVYVVVHDELELDLGKVKLRLPGGSHRGHNGIRSCQEFLGKESFYRIGLGIGRCESRNREDVSDYVLSKFNSNEMKLIETDIFHKFCNILQQLQLSIET; encoded by the exons ATGGCAATAAAACATCTTCCTAAGATTTTAATTGCCAGGAAAAACAAAGCAGAAGTTAACCATTGCGACCTTAAAAGAAGAGTTTCTATAAAAATT ATCTATGGTTTAGGAAATCCAGGATCAGCGTTCGTCAAATCGAGACACTCACTGGGGAAATTAATGGTGAGTATGTACGCTGACAGCATGgcatttccaaaaaattggcCTAGTACCAAAGAAAATCTCACCTTGGTTTTGTCCACCTCATACATGAATGATTCCGGGAAACAGTTGAAAAAGATATCTAATGATTTTGTGCGCAAAGTTTCGCCATTAGACAAAATCGTATATGTAGTTGTGCATGACGAATTGGAGTTAGATTTAGGCAAAGTCAAGCTTCGTTTGCCCGGAGGCTCTCACAG GGGACACAATGGGATTCGCTCTTGTCAAGAATTCCTAGGAAAAGAA AGTTTTTACAGGATTGGATTGGGAATTGGACGTTGTGAGTCAAGGAATAGGGAGGACGTTTCAGATTATGTTTTGAGTAAATTCAACTCTAATGAAATGAAACTAATTGAAACTGATATATTCCATAAGTTTTGCAACATTCTTCAACAATTACaactttcaattgaaaCATAG